The segment ATTTGAACGGCTCAGAACACCAGCCAAGGTTCGGGGAATCGGACTGGGATTAAATATTGCGAAAAATATTGTTGAACTCCATTCTGGCAAGATATGGGCCAGCAGTGAATTGGGCAAAGGAGCACAGTTTCACTTTATTTTGCCAATTAAATAAAATAAAAAATAATAATATGGCCTTAATTCGATATGTCGAAAATTCTCGTCGTAGAAGATGACGCTAATCTCAGTAAATTAATAAGAATTCGATTAGAAGAGAATGGTTTTGAAGTTATCACGGCTTATGATGGTCTTGAAGGAATTTCCCAGGTCCGAAAACATAAACCTGATTTAATAGTTTTAGATTTGATGCTGCCGAAACTTGATGGCTATCAGGTGTGCACGATTATAAAGAATCATGAAGCGTTTAGTAAAATTCCGATTGTTATTCTCACTGCGCGTAGTTCAATTGAAGCAAAAGAGATTGCCTTAAAGACCGGGGCTGAGGCTTTTATTGTTAAACCCTTTGATGGTCAAAAGTTAGTCGCCACTATCAAAAATTTATTGATGCCAAAGAGTAGTTAGTAAAAGATTTATGAAAAGAGAAGAGTCAGTGTCACTAAAAACCCGAACTTGTCAAGGAAATTTAAAGAATATTTTAGGTTCTTTGTTGTTCTTTAATAAAAAGTCTCTTTAACAGGAGGAAAAAAATGAGAAAAAATTCTGGGTTCACGCTTATTGAGATGTTGACCGTGCTTTTTATTATCGGTGTGATATTAGCGTTCTCTGTGCCCAATTATGCCAGAATGCGCGAACAGGCAAGGATTTCGGCACAAAAGATGAATATGTATAATGTCGCAATGGTAATTGAGTCTTATTTTTCCGAAAAAGGTAAATACGCGTATGATTTTTATCCAGACGAAGATGGTTATGGCGCTTATTTTCCTGGTGGAGACCCTTATGCCACACCTGAACCCAAAAAAGGTAAATTTCCTACAAATCCTTGGACCGGTGCAGAATTAGACCCTGATAATTTTAATCCTGATTACTATGATGAGCCTGAAGATGTAAGCAATACACAAGTTGGCGGTCCGAATGATGATTGGGGTTATGACCCTGGTGAAATGCGCTATGGCACATATGAACCTATTGGTTCTAATCGTATTCAGTTGTGGGGTTTAATTGGAATGGACGGTCAACCGAACGGTTATGCCCAATCAATTAGAACTTTTGACGCCTCGGGCCAGAATATCATTATCTTCGTTTTGCATAATTAGCCAACTGTTCGTTTTTAACTTAAAAGTGGAACAGTCAAACTTGCATCAGGAAAAACAAGCACTTTGGCCTGTTCGCCTTTAATCTGTAATGCTTTCTGCAAGGCTGAATTAACCTCAGGAAAAGGTTTCATAAAGATACTTTGAATAATTTTATCATCAATTGGCATTACGGTCCAAATTTCTGCTTTTGTTAAAGTTTCTAATAATTTTGCACTTTTTTGATAACCTAACTTAAAATTTTTCTTAATATTTTCAAGGATTACTTGGGGAGATGGGTTATCGGCAATAACTTTGATAAATTCATCGTCGCCGACACCTTCACGACATTGGGAGACGACAATTAAGATTCCTTTATCCTTTAGTGCCAATTTTGCGTTTTCAATTGCCTTTTGCGACTGATAAAAATTTATATCATAAGGTGGTTGAATGAAAGCAAGGACAATGTCGGCTTTTTCTTTAATTGGCACACAAAATATTTTTTTGGCATCTTCAACTGCACTCAAAAAAGATTGGAAGATATTGCCATATCGAATTGAATACAATTGATGTTTATCATTGATGACACATTGAAGAGAAAAAATCTCTCTGGGCACCATCTTGGCAATTTCTGTCATATCTTCGTGGACAGGATTACCATTAAGGGATAAAGTTTTGGCTTCGGGCTGAAGGGATAATTTATGGTTAGCGGTAATTGTCTCAATGCCGGCAATACCTGGCAAAAAGGATTTTCTGCCACCAGTAAAACCAGCAAAATAATGGGGCTCAACAGAATTTATAGTAATAATTTTGTCCACTTCCCAGACTGCTTGATTTAACCAAACCGGCGTTCCGAATCTGGTCTTACCTAAAAATCTTAAAGAGGTTATGTCTCGGGCATTATGGATTAAGATTTTCTCTTTATACAATTCCGCATATTTACCAAAGATTTGAATTAACTGTTCTGAAGTGGGACTAGAATGAGAACCACAAGCCACGATGAATCTGAAATCATATTTATTTATCTCGGATTCAATCATTGAAATAATGTCTGCGGTTGGTGTTGGTCGAGTATAATCGTTAACCACAATTAAAATGCGCTTAGCACCGCTTAAAAAATTTCTTAAATCTGCTTTTAGTTCTTCAACCTCAAAGGTAATCTCTTCTTTGGGCATAGGATTGGGAGTTAAGATGCCCAAAAGATTTTTCTCAGGGAGTTCTAAACTAATCGTTGTGGTTCCGTTCGTTAAATTGATTTTCATAAAATAATTGTAAATTAATTTTCTTAAAAAGTCAATTCAACGAATTATGCCGTTCTAAACAAAATAGGATAAATAATCAAATAGAGGCAAAGCCTTTATGGCAGAAAAAAAGCATTTACCCAAAATTCTTGACGCTACCGTAAAAAATTCCCCAAGAGTTAGATATTTCCTATTATTTCCACTGAGAAAAAGAATATTCTTACTGCTGATACTTTATTAGCATAAAATTTCTCAAGATGCAGATATTTCCTATTAGTCTTATTCATGTTGACAAATAAAAAATAGCTTGTAGTATAAATATCAGCGCTTATGAAAATTTTGCTTGTTTCCTCGGCTTTTTTACCTTATCCGTCAGGAATTTCAGAACATGTCTATTATTTAGCCCAAGGACTGATACAGCGCGGTCATCAGGTAAAAGTTTTAACCACTAACTATCCTCATTACTGGTCTGATTGGGAAAATGGTAAATTTCCCTTTGAGATTATTCGCTATGGTAAAGTTGTTTTCTTACCACTTAACAAATCCTTTGCCACTTTTCCTTGGGGAACAGATATTCCTTTTCAGGTTAGAAAATTACTAAAAAGAGAACATTTTGATGTTATTCATCTTCATGGTTGTTATCCGCCTGAGATTGGATTTTGGGCTTTGCATTTTTCTAACACAATAAATTGTGTTACTTTTCATACAGTAGGTTTTCGCAAAAGTTTTTTACTTAAATTAGGAGGTTTTCTTTTTGCTCGTTATGTGCGCAAGTTGCACGGAAAAATTGCGGTCTCCTTGATTGCTCAAGAATGGGCGAAGCCGTTCATTAAAGGTACTTACCGCATAATTCCTAATGGTGTTGATTGTGACCGATTCTCACCAGCAGTACCTCCAATTAGTAAGAAAAAAAATGACGAACCCTGCGTTCTTTTTGTTGGACGCTTAGAACCAAGAAAAGGCATCTTGGTAGCAATATCCGCATTTAAGAAAATTCAGGAAAAATTTCCTAATGCCAAATTATTTATTGTGGGCAAAGGTCCTTTAGAACAGGCCGCACGCGATTTAGTAATTGCGCTGAAATTACAAAACAATTGTCGATTTTTGGGCTATGTCTTCCGAAAAGATTTACCTCGGTATTATGCTATGGCTGATGTTTATATTTCCCCAGCATTAGGTGGCGAGGCCCAAGGTATTGTCTTATTAGAAGCAATGGCATGTGCTAAACCCGTTGTGGCTTCGGATATTGCGGGCTATCGAGAAGTAATTGAAGATGGTAAGAACGGTCTTTTAGCCCAACCTAATTCCGCGGATGATTTTGCCCAAAAGGTCAATTTAATTTTAGGCAATACTGAGCTCAAACTGCTTTTACAAAAAAATGCTCGTACTCGGGCTGAAGAATTTGCCTGGCCCAATATTGTCAAAAGAATTGAAGCGTATTATCAGGAATTAGTTATGTGCTATGCTTACAGAACATAATTATTCCAGTCAATATTACCATCATATTGAAAAAGGTTATTATCCTTTTTCCTTTCTTCGCGATAAAGTGATAATTCATTTTATCAAAAAACTTGTGCCTCGGGGTAAAAAAATTCTTGAGGTTGGTTGTGGCACAGGTAGACTTCTGCGTCAAATTGAAAATGATTATGAGACTTATGGCGTCGATATTTCGCATTATGCAA is part of the candidate division WOR-3 bacterium genome and harbors:
- a CDS encoding response regulator is translated as MSKILVVEDDANLSKLIRIRLEENGFEVITAYDGLEGISQVRKHKPDLIVLDLMLPKLDGYQVCTIIKNHEAFSKIPIVILTARSSIEAKEIALKTGAEAFIVKPFDGQKLVATIKNLLMPKSS
- a CDS encoding type II secretion system GspH family protein; the protein is MRKNSGFTLIEMLTVLFIIGVILAFSVPNYARMREQARISAQKMNMYNVAMVIESYFSEKGKYAYDFYPDEDGYGAYFPGGDPYATPEPKKGKFPTNPWTGAELDPDNFNPDYYDEPEDVSNTQVGGPNDDWGYDPGEMRYGTYEPIGSNRIQLWGLIGMDGQPNGYAQSIRTFDASGQNIIIFVLHN
- the larA gene encoding nickel-dependent lactate racemase; translation: MKINLTNGTTTISLELPEKNLLGILTPNPMPKEEITFEVEELKADLRNFLSGAKRILIVVNDYTRPTPTADIISMIESEINKYDFRFIVACGSHSSPTSEQLIQIFGKYAELYKEKILIHNARDITSLRFLGKTRFGTPVWLNQAVWEVDKIITINSVEPHYFAGFTGGRKSFLPGIAGIETITANHKLSLQPEAKTLSLNGNPVHEDMTEIAKMVPREIFSLQCVINDKHQLYSIRYGNIFQSFLSAVEDAKKIFCVPIKEKADIVLAFIQPPYDINFYQSQKAIENAKLALKDKGILIVVSQCREGVGDDEFIKVIADNPSPQVILENIKKNFKLGYQKSAKLLETLTKAEIWTVMPIDDKIIQSIFMKPFPEVNSALQKALQIKGEQAKVLVFPDASLTVPLLS
- a CDS encoding glycosyltransferase family 4 protein, with translation MKILLVSSAFLPYPSGISEHVYYLAQGLIQRGHQVKVLTTNYPHYWSDWENGKFPFEIIRYGKVVFLPLNKSFATFPWGTDIPFQVRKLLKREHFDVIHLHGCYPPEIGFWALHFSNTINCVTFHTVGFRKSFLLKLGGFLFARYVRKLHGKIAVSLIAQEWAKPFIKGTYRIIPNGVDCDRFSPAVPPISKKKNDEPCVLFVGRLEPRKGILVAISAFKKIQEKFPNAKLFIVGKGPLEQAARDLVIALKLQNNCRFLGYVFRKDLPRYYAMADVYISPALGGEAQGIVLLEAMACAKPVVASDIAGYREVIEDGKNGLLAQPNSADDFAQKVNLILGNTELKLLLQKNARTRAEEFAWPNIVKRIEAYYQELVMCYAYRT